One Peromyscus leucopus breed LL Stock chromosome 14, UCI_PerLeu_2.1, whole genome shotgun sequence genomic window carries:
- the Nkx2-8 gene encoding homeobox protein Nkx-2.8: MASSGRLGFTVRSLLNLPEQDAQPRVRSEPQTCSSQAAAWLESERSHYPSSDEGGLETSPADRSQLASLGPASPGSDTEKRRKRRVLFSKAQTLELERRFRQQRYLSAPEREQLARLLRLTPTQVKIWFQNHRYKLKRGRAPGASEPSDLAAPADPPAAPSLLHHVVVPVLVHDGPPCSSGRGEGTAAVAQDKCSAHPATACPVPGYTAFGPGSALGLFPAYQHLAPPALVSWNW, encoded by the exons ATGGCCAGCTCTGGACGCCTCGGTTTCACCGTGCGCAGCCTCCTGAATTTACCCGAGCAGGACGCGCAGCCCCGGGTGAGGAGCGAACCGCAGACGTGCAGTTCTCAAGCCGCCGCCTGGCTGGAGTCGGAGCGCAGCCACTACCCGT CTTCTGATGAGGGCGGCCTCGAGACAAGCCCCGCGGACCGGTCGCAGCTGGCTTCCCTCGGGCCGGCATCTCCAGGCTCTGACACGGAAAAGAGGAGGAAGCGGCGGGTGCTGTTCTCCAAGGCCCAGACCTTGGAGTTGGAGCGGCGCTTCCGGCAGCAGCGCTACCTGTCGGCGCCCGAACGGGAACAGCTGGCTCGGCTCCTGCGCCTCACGCCCACGCAGGTCAAGATCTGGTTCCAGAACCATCGCTACAAGCTGAAGCGTGGGCGAGCGCCGGGGGCCTCGGAGCCGTCGGACCTGGCAGCACCAGCTGATCCTCCTGCCGCTCCTAGCCTGCTGCACCACGTGGTGGTGCCCGTGCTAGTGCACGACGGGCCGCCGTGCAGCAGCGGCAGGGGTGAGGGGACCGCTGCGGTGGCCCAGGACAAGTGCAGTGCACACCCGGCCACCGCGTGCCCAGTGCCCGGCTATACAGCCTTCGGGCCAGGCTCGGCGCTGGGTCTCTTCCCTGCCTACCAGCACTTAGCACCCCCAGCtctggtctcctggaactggtga